In the Arthrobacter sp. CDRTa11 genome, GTAGACCTTGCGAAGGTCCTTGATCTGCAGGACGTTGTCCTTTGCGGCCGCTTCTGCTGCCGGCGCAAGGAGGTCAGTGGCCTCCACCCCGAGTTCCTTCGCTGCCTGGATACGCCTGCTGGCCAGTGACGGCGCGGATTCGACCAGGCGCTTGGTGTATGGATGTTGCGGATTTTGCAGCAACTCCAGCGACGGGCCGGACTCCACCACCTGCCCCTGGTACATAACCACCACCTTGTCAGCGCGCTCGGCTGCCAGTCCCAGATCATGGGTAATAAGCAGCACGGCCGTGCCGAGGTCAGACGTCATCGTGTCCAGGTGGTCCAGAATCTGCCGCTGCACTGTCACGTCAAGGGCCGACGTCGGCTCATCCGCAATCAGCAACCGCGGCTGGCAGGACAGCCCGATAGCGATCAGGGCGCGCTGACGCATACCGCCGGAAAACTCGTGCGGATACTGCTTCGCCCGCCGGTGCGCGTCCGGCAACCCCGCCTGGGAGAGCACTTTGGCGACGTCGTCGGGTTTGTCTGGCCTCCCATTGGCCTTCAGTGTCTCGCGAACCTGGTAGCCGATCTTCCACACGGGGTTCAGGTTGGACATCGGATCCTGCGGAACCATGCCAATGGTGTTCCCGCGAAGTTCGATCATCCGCGGCTCGGCCGCATGGGCAATGTCCTCGCCGTCGAGCAGGATTTGCCCCGCTGATACTCGGCCGTTGGGCGGCAGGAGGCCAATAGCGGCAAGGGCGGTGGTGGACTTACCAGAGCCCGACTCGCCGACGATGGCAACCGTCTCGCCGGGCATGATGGTGAGGTGCGCGTTGCGGACAGCCTGAACCTCCCCACTGTCGGTTTTGAAGGTGATGGCCAGGTCACGGATTTCCAGGAGCGGCGTGGGTTCCGTGCGGTCTGCCTCATCGATGCGAATATCTGGAGTTGTCATGGCTGTTTCTCTCATCGCTGACGGCTCTTCGGATCAAGGGCATCACGCACTGCATCGCCGAGCATGATGAAACTCAGGACGGTGATGGACAACGCCGCGGCGGGATAGAGCAAAATCTCCGGCTTGGTTCGAATCGACGCCTGTGCTCCAGCGATGTCATTACCCCAGGACATGATGCTGGGCGGCAACCCGATGCCAAGGAATGACAGTGTGGCCTCAGCCACAATAAAAATGCCCAGGTTCAAGGTGGCGAGCACAATGATGGGAGCCAAAGCATTGGGGAGGACATGCTTAACCAGCGCACCGAACTTTGAAACGCCCAAGGCACGGGCAGCGGTGACGAAATCCGCGTTCCGAACTTCTATTACGGCGCCGCGGGTAATGCGTGCCATTTGTGGCCACGCCAGCA is a window encoding:
- a CDS encoding dipeptide ABC transporter ATP-binding protein, with translation MTTPDIRIDEADRTEPTPLLEIRDLAITFKTDSGEVQAVRNAHLTIMPGETVAIVGESGSGKSTTALAAIGLLPPNGRVSAGQILLDGEDIAHAAEPRMIELRGNTIGMVPQDPMSNLNPVWKIGYQVRETLKANGRPDKPDDVAKVLSQAGLPDAHRRAKQYPHEFSGGMRQRALIAIGLSCQPRLLIADEPTSALDVTVQRQILDHLDTMTSDLGTAVLLITHDLGLAAERADKVVVMYQGQVVESGPSLELLQNPQHPYTKRLVESAPSLASRRIQAAKELGVEATDLLAPAAEAAAKDNVLQIKDLRKVYKLRQGLGKSSDFAAVDGVSFDVTRGTTTAIVGESGSGKSTVAKMVLQLEKPTDGTILFDGVDTSLLKGTELFKFRRRVQPIFQDPYGSLDPMYNIFRTIEEPLRIHKIGDKASREKKVRELLDQVALPQSSMQRFPNELSGGQRQRVAIARALALDPEVIICDEAVSALDVLVQAQVLNLLADLQSNLGLTYLFITHDLAVVRQIADHVCVMEKGLLVETGSTDEVFDSPQQEYTRALLNAIPGARLMLPPEVA